A window of the Amblyraja radiata isolate CabotCenter1 chromosome 5, sAmbRad1.1.pri, whole genome shotgun sequence genome harbors these coding sequences:
- the glo1 gene encoding lactoylglutathione lyase isoform X1 has product MAQELNGLTDEQAYAACSEPDPDTQDFIMQQTMLRVKDPKKSLDFYTRIIGMTLLQKFDFPSMKFTLYFLGFEDKKEIPREKNEHKAWTFSRRATIELTHNWGTEVDENQAYHNGNSDPRGFGHLGIAVPDVYVACKRFEELGVKFVKKVDDGKMKGLAFIQDPDGYWIEILSPNQMLTIVP; this is encoded by the exons ATGGCGCAGGAGCTGAACGGCCTCACGGACGAGCAAGCGTACGCCGCCTGTTCCGAGCCGGACCCCGATACCCAG GATTTCATTATGCAACAGACCATGCTGAGAGTGAAAGATCCAAAAAAATCTCTGGATTTTTATACCAGAATCATTGGAATGAC GCTGCTGCAGAAATTTGACTTTCCCTCAATGAAGTTCACACTTTACTTCCTGGGCTTCGAGGACAAAAAGGAAATCCCGAGAGAAAAGAATGAGCACAAGGCCTGGACGTTCTCTAGGAGAGCCACCATCGAGCTGACGCA CAACTGGGGCACTGAGGTTGATGAAAACCAAGCCTACCACAATGGGAATTCTGACCCCAGAGGATTTG GTCACCTGGGCATTGCTGTCCCTGATGTTTACGTAGCCTGCAAGCGGTTTGAGGAACTGGGGGTGAAATTTGTGAAGAAGGTGGATGATG GTAAAATGAAGGGGCTTGCTTTCATTCAGGACCCAGATGGTTATTGGATTGAGATTCTCAGCCCAAACCAAATGCTTACCATAGTCCCTTAG
- the glo1 gene encoding lactoylglutathione lyase isoform X2 encodes MAQELNGLTDEQAYAACSEPDPDTQDFIMQQTMLRVKDPKKSLDFYTRIIGMTLLQKFDFPSMKFTLYFLGFEDKKEIPREKNEHKAWTFSRRATIELTHNWGTEVDENQAYHNGNSDPRGFGKMKGLAFIQDPDGYWIEILSPNQMLTIVP; translated from the exons ATGGCGCAGGAGCTGAACGGCCTCACGGACGAGCAAGCGTACGCCGCCTGTTCCGAGCCGGACCCCGATACCCAG GATTTCATTATGCAACAGACCATGCTGAGAGTGAAAGATCCAAAAAAATCTCTGGATTTTTATACCAGAATCATTGGAATGAC GCTGCTGCAGAAATTTGACTTTCCCTCAATGAAGTTCACACTTTACTTCCTGGGCTTCGAGGACAAAAAGGAAATCCCGAGAGAAAAGAATGAGCACAAGGCCTGGACGTTCTCTAGGAGAGCCACCATCGAGCTGACGCA CAACTGGGGCACTGAGGTTGATGAAAACCAAGCCTACCACAATGGGAATTCTGACCCCAGAGGATTTG GTAAAATGAAGGGGCTTGCTTTCATTCAGGACCCAGATGGTTATTGGATTGAGATTCTCAGCCCAAACCAAATGCTTACCATAGTCCCTTAG